CCAGCGGAAGTTGATCTCTTCCACGAGGCGATCGACTTCGTCCTCGATCCGCTGATAGGGCTCGATATGGCTTCGGCTCGGCGCCGCCACCTGCACGAAGGTCAGCCGACCACGCCACTCGGGGCGGCTGCGAAGCAACTCGTTGACGGCGTGAAGCCGCTGGGGAATGCCCTTGGAATAGTCGAGCCGATCAATGCCGACACCGATCATCTCGGCGCGGCGGCCGAGCTTTCGGCGCCAGCGCTCCATCGCCTCTTCGACCTCCGGCGACGAGGCTCGCTGCGACTGGGCTTCGAAGTCGATCGTGATCGGGAAGTCGCGGATCGCGGTGGTGCGTCCACCCTGAGTGATCTGGAAGCGGTCGGGATCGACACGCGCCTCGATGGTGCGGTCGATGGTCTCGAGGAAGTTCTGGCAGTGGTAGCGGATGTGAAAGCCCAGCAGGTCGTTGCCGAGCAGGCCTTCCAGGAGCTCCTGCTTCCAGGGGAACGCGCGGAAGACCTCGCGATTGGGCCAGGGAATGTGCCAGAACTGCGCGACGATGATGTTCGCATTGGCGCGCTTGAGCATGCGCGGCAGCAGGCAGAAGTGGTAGTCGTGGATGAAGACGAAGCTGGGGGCGTCGCCGACCTCGCTCAGGACGGCGTCGGCGAAGCGCTCGTTCACGCGGCGATAGCACTCCCAGTCAGCCGGTCGGAAGACCGGCGGCACGAAGGTCACATGACAGAGCGGCCAGAGGGCGCTGTTGGCGAGGCCGTAGTAGTAGCCTTCCTCCTCCTCCTTCGAGAGCCAGATGCGCCGGAGCGTGTACGAGGGATCTTCCGGAGGGACCCTGATTCGGTCGGAGGTGTCCACCACCTCTCGGTCCGCTTCGCCCGAGCCGTGCGCGATCCATGTGCCGCCGCTGGCGCGCATGATGGGATCGATCGCCGTCGCCATGCCGCTTGCTGGACGCACAACGGTGATCCGATCGCCATCGAATCGGTGAATGAAGGGCTCGCGGTTGGCCACCACGATGAAGCGGTAGCCCTTCATCCTCGACTCGATCATCTGGTGCAGTGAATCACGCGTCCACACACGCATGGCGTACCGCGATGGGCGCGACGATGCAAGTCTGCGCGGCTGAGAGTCGGCTTCGCCGGATGAGTGCGGGGTCGCCCACAGATGCCGTGTCAGGAGGATCGACTCGACGGTCTCGGTGTTGCGGCCGTTCGCGGATGCTCGAGTGTGCGAGCGATCTCGTCGGCCAGACTCTTGCCGCTGGAATGCGCGGCGGATGCGAATCGTTCAACCAGGTGGAGCGCGAGGTCGATTCCGCTGGTCACACCGCCGGCCGTGATGATCTCGCCATCATCGACCACGCGGTCGCGGACGATCACGGCGCCGCATCGCTCGAGATCATCGATGGCGGCGTGATGGGTGATGGCCCGGCGCCCTCGGAGGAGGTCCGCGCGTGCGAGCAGCATGGCACCGGTGCAGACGCTGGCAATGATGGTGCCGCGAGCGTGGGCTTCACGAACGGCGCGCGCGACGGTGCCTGGGCCATCGCCGCGCTCGAACTCGCTCCAGGCGCCGATGCGGGATCGATCGACCCAGCCGCCGCCGGGCACAATGAGAACCTGCGGCGCATGGCCCGTCGGCGCTCGTCGTTCAATTCGAACCACGAGACCGTTGGACGCTCGCACCTCCTCGGCGCCGTTGATCGTCTCCAGGTCGACGCACCACGCATCCGAGGCAGGCGCCAATCGCCTTGCCGCCATCGAGAGCACCTCGAAGGGAGCAATGGCGTCGAGTTCGTCGAAGCCGGGGTAGAGCAGAATGCGGTACTGCACACCGCAGGTTGTACCCGCATCGCGGTTCAAGGCAGTTCCTGCATGGCTGCAGTGGTACGCTCCCGCGACATGTCCGTGCCCTCGAGAACGCGGGTCTCGATCGCGACTGCTGAACAGCGCGAGCGGATCCGACGACTGCGGCATGAGGTCTATGCGACCGAGCTGGGGCAGCACCAGGAGAACGCCCTGCGAGCGCTCTCCGATGAGCTCGACGAGTTCAATGTTCAGATCGTGGCCTCCTGTGGCGATGACCTCGTGGGGTTCGTCACCATCACGCCGGCGGGAAGTCGTCGATTCTCGATCGACAAGTACTTCAAGCGGGAGGAGCTTCCATTCGAGATGGACGAGGGTGCCCACGAAGTGCGTCTCCTCACCGTTCCTGCGGATCGGCGAGGATCCCGCCTGGCGGCGATCCTCATGCTGGCGGCGTTCCGTTGGATCGAGGCGCGCGGCGGTCATCGAGTGGTGGCGATCGGCCGGCAGCAGCTTCGGTCCTTCTATGTCAAGGCGGGATTGGAACCGCATGGACTTCTGGCCCGATCAGGCAGGGTGACCTATGAGCTCATGAGCGCCACGATCGACCGAGTTCGCGGCATGGAACGGCATCGAAAGATCTCCGCCCGGATCGGAGACGGTCGCTCATCGATCGAGTGGGACCTCGACGCGCCGCTCGAGCTCGCGCTCGGTCCCGATCATTGCGGTCATCTCGAGTCGTCGGTGTCGGAGTGCGAAGAGTGCTGCTTTCACGGCGGCGCCGCCTTCGCCGCCATCGGGGAACGATTCGAGCGAGTCGATCGTCACGAGTCCACCATCAACGCCGATGTGCTCGACGCCTGGTTTCCGCCGGCACCGGGGGTGCTCCGCGTCCTTCAGGAGTACCTCGCCTGGTCGATTGCCACGGCACCTCCTCAGGACGCGCGAGGCGTGGTGCGTGAGATCTCCGAGTGCCGCGGACTTCCACCCGAGTCGATCTCGGTCGGCGCCGGCTCGTCGGCGCTCATCCATCGAGCGCTGCGGCTCTGGTTCGGTGCCGATACGCGCGTGCTGCTGCCTGACCCAACCTACGGCGAGTATGACCATGTGCTCTCGAGGCTCATCGGTTGCAAGGTCGAGCGCATGGAGCTGCGTGAATCGGAGGGCTTCCGGATTGATCCGGAGCGAGTCATCGCGCGGTGTTGCGCCGAGCGGATCGATCTCCTGATTCTGGTGAATCCGAACAATCCGACGGGTCAACTCCTCTCGCGGAGCCAGATCCTTCGCATTCTCGCCTCGACACCCCGCTCGACTCGGATCTGGATCGACGAGGCCTATATCGACTTCGAGGCGCCGGACGAAACTCTCGAGTCGATCGCCGCTCACGATCCTCGACTGATCGTGTGCAAGTCGCTCTCCAAGGCGCACGCTCTCAGCGGGCTCCGCGTGGCGTATCTCTGCGCGCATCAGGAGCGTGTGCGCGAGATCAGGCATCTCAGCCCACCGTGGGAGATCGGTCTGCCGGCGCAGATGGCGGCCATCGAGGCTCTTCGGGACTCTGAGCACGCACGCAGGCATCACGCCGAGACCGTGGAGCTGCGGCGGGAGCTCATGATGTTGATCGACGAGACGATGCCGGAGCTGACGCTGATTGGAGAGGGCGCAAACTGGCTTCTTCTTCGACTGCCCCCCAACGGTCCGGATGCCAGGGCGCTCTGCGCCGACTGCGCTCGCCGAGGTCTCTTCATTCGTGACGCGGGCCGCACAAGCCGTGTTCTTGGCACGCACACGATTCGCATCGCCGTGAAACAGCGCGAGGTCAACAGGCGAATGGTCGCCATCCTTGCGGACGCAATGCGATCGCGGATGCGGACGCTGGAAGTGCGCGCATCACCGGAAGAGATCGAAGATGTTCAGGTGCCGCGGCCTACGGTGCCGTGAGTGACGCGTTCTCGGCATGGGGAGCCGAGGGGCCTGGCCGATCGGCGCCCGCGAGTCGCCCCAGCACTCGTTCCAGTCCTGCGACCACCCGCGCCAGCTTCAGGGCGTTGATCTTGTCCGGTGTATCGCCCGTCGTGTGGTAGTAGGGGTAACGGAATGGCGCGGTGTCCGTGATCATCAGGCCGGGATAGCCCTCCTGCCAGAACGACCAGTGGTCAGACCAACTGATGCCGGGAATGACGCCGGGCAGCGCTGCGCCCTCCGACGGAAACTCCGTGGTCTCCCGAAAGGCCCCGATCACTTCATGCAGGAATGCGCGGGAACGCGGGTTGGCGACGAAGCCGATGAAGTTGCCGCGATCGGGGTAGAGCGATCCGAGTGGTGGCGGGTACTTCTGCGACTCCGGCTCATCGGAGTACCACCCCATCGTCTCGAGTGAGAGCATGCCGACGATTCGGTCGCCCGCTCGACGGGAAGCGCGGGCGTGCGTCAAGGAGCCCATGTCCTCCGTCTGAAAGTACGGAGGCTCCTCGTCGGCAAAGAGCACAAAGCGAAGGGTGCGCTCCGGCGCGGCGGGTCGCCTGGCGGGCGAGAAGGCCTCGGCCAGCGCGAGAACCGCGGCCACGCCCGTCGCGTTGTCGTTGGCGCCGGGAGAATCCTCGAAGCTGTCGTAGTGGGCCCCGATGACGAGGATCTCCTCGCTTCGCGCGCCGCCGTGACGCTCGACGATGATGTTCCCCGGACTCGCCGTCGGATCGTGGTCAGGTGAAGGTTCGCGCCGCGGCTCGTAGCCCATCGATCGCAGTCGGCGCTCAATGTGGTCGGCCGCTCTGGTGTACGCCCTTGCGAATGCGCGATTGCGCGGGCCAATCTCGCCTGCAAGGAACTGGACATCGCGGGCGAGGGCCTCCGCGAGCGCCCGCTCGGCCGGGGTCGCTTCCGGCAACGCTCCGGTGAACGAATTCCCGGGCATCACGATCCACATGCGGTGCGCCACGACGAGCGCGATCGCGATGGCTCCCATGAGCACAAAAAGGCGCACGAGCGCCGCGCGAGAGGCGATGGTGATGCCGCAGAGCCGAAGGGCGCTTGACGGAGAGGCCTTCGAACAGCCGTGCGAAGCGTCGTGCGAAGGACCGTCCATCGGCTCGCTCAAGCGGGTGTCCTCCATCGCCCCGATCGATCGAATGGCGCCCGTCGCACGACGGCCGCCCGCGCCGTCAGCGCACTTGCGGCCCCGCGATCGCGTGGGGCGACTTCAGCCGTTCTTCTTCGCGAACTCCGCCATGAACTGAGCGAGCGCCTCGCAGCCGGCCTTCGGGAAGGCGTTGTAGATGCTCGCACGAAGGCCGCCTGCATCGCGATGGCCCTTGAGTCCATCCATGCCCGCAGCCTCGGCCTCCTTCACGAACTTCTTGTCGAGGTCCTCGCTCGGGCAACGGAAGACCACATTCATGTGGCTCCGGCACTCGCGCGTCGCATGGCCTCGATAGAAGCCGCCGCTGCCATCGATGGCGGCGTAGATGACTCCGGCCTTCTCGGCATTGCGCTGCTCGATCGCCTTCAGGCCTCCATGCTTCAGGATCCACTTGAAGGTCAGGCCCATGACATGAATGCCGAGGGTATTGGGGGTGTTCAGACGGCTGCCGTTCTCGACATGCTTGCGATAGTCGAGCATGGTGGCGATCGGCTGATCCTTGCGCTGCGTCTCGAGGAAGTCCTTGCGCAGCAGCACAAGCACGACACCGCTGGGGCCGAGGTTCTTCTGAGCGCCCGCGTAGACCATCGCGTGATGCTGGAAGTCCCAGGGCCTCGCGAACATCTCGCTGCTCGTGTCGGCGACCAGCGGCGCGTTGGTCTTCGGCGGCTCTGGCCAGCGCGTGCCGTAGATGGTGTTGTTCGAGCAGTAGTGGAGGTAGCACGCGTCAGGAGTGAGCGTGAGTTCGTTCGCGCTCGGCGTGTGGTCGTACTTCGTCTTCGAGCCGTCAAAGGCGACATTCACCTTGCCGAAGAGCTTCGCTTCCTTGCATGCCTTGGTCGCCCAGACGCCGGTGTCGGGATAGTCGGCGATGCGGCCCGGATGCAGGAAGTTGAGCGGCAGCATGGCGAACTGAAGCGTCGCGCCACCCTGAAGAAACAGCACATGGTGTGCATCACCGATCCCAGCCACCGCGCGACAGTCCGCTTCAGCCTCCTCGATGATGCGGTCGTAGACCGGGCCTCGATGGCTGTGCTCCATGATGCCGATGCCGCTTCCGCGCACGCTCCAGATGTCCTCCTGGAGCTGGGCGAGCACCTCCTCCGGCATGCACGCGGGGCCCGCTGAGAAGTTGAAGATGCGCTTGGGGCGATTGGAAGCAGAAGTCATGGTGGTGGACGCTGAGGCAAAGGTGGTCATGGGAAGATCCGTGGCGAGGGTGGTGGTTCGGCGGTCTGTTCATCAGGTGTGGCGAGCAATCTGGGAGACGCTCACCGCAAGAACATTCTCATTCTTTGAGATGTGGTCGATCTGCTCGCTCGTGGGGACGCCATCGAGGTGAATGCGCGCGAGCGCCGCCTTCGCTCCCTCGTAGATGATGTTCTCCATCTCCTCGACATTGATCTTCGCCTGGCCGAGGGTGTAGAAGACATGCGCGAGAACACCCGGGCGATTGAGATGACGCACGGAGAGCAGGGTCGTGGCCGGTGTGGTCGCGGCGCGGTTCACGCAGTTCGGGACGCGCCCATGGAGGATGTAGTCACGAATGATCCGGACGGTCTCCGAAGCCACGGCCTGCTGCGCCTGGTCGGTGCTGGCACCGACATGGTGCGTGCCATAGACGCCGGGTTCCTTCACGATCGGGTCCTCGAAGGTGCCCGTGCCGCCCGCGGGTTCCTTGGCGAAGACATCGAGACCGGCGCGGAGCTTCTTGTCGCGGATGGCCGCGGTCATGGCTGCCTGGTCGACCACCGTGCCGCGACTCGTGTTCACCAGGATCGCGTGGGGCTTGAGCGCCGCGAAGAACTTCTCACCGACGAGGTTCGCCGTCTCCTCGTTGGCCGCGACACTGATGCTGATGACATCGGAGACCTTCGCGAGGTTGACGATGTTCGAGCAGAAGTCGCATTGATGGGCGGCCGCGCGCTCCTCGGTGAGATTGCGGCTCCAGGCGGCGACCTTCATGCCGAAGGCTCGTCCGCGCCGGGCGATCTCCTGCCCGATCTG
The Phycisphaeraceae bacterium genome window above contains:
- a CDS encoding trehalose-6-phosphate synthase; the protein is MRVWTRDSLHQMIESRMKGYRFIVVANREPFIHRFDGDRITVVRPASGMATAIDPIMRASGGTWIAHGSGEADREVVDTSDRIRVPPEDPSYTLRRIWLSKEEEEGYYYGLANSALWPLCHVTFVPPVFRPADWECYRRVNERFADAVLSEVGDAPSFVFIHDYHFCLLPRMLKRANANIIVAQFWHIPWPNREVFRAFPWKQELLEGLLGNDLLGFHIRYHCQNFLETIDRTIEARVDPDRFQITQGGRTTAIRDFPITIDFEAQSQRASSPEVEEAMERWRRKLGRRAEMIGVGIDRLDYSKGIPQRLHAVNELLRSRPEWRGRLTFVQVAAPSRSHIEPYQRIEDEVDRLVEEINFRWRERDWQPIHFFKTHHDPVEMTALHRLARFAAVTSLHDGMNLVAKEFVGSRIDNDGVLVLSQFTGAARELTDAIQVNPFAIHEIADAMHAALIMPAEDRARRMRRMRSHLAQNNVYRWGAKILSELLKFDFPEDAESLLRLRT
- a CDS encoding DJ-1/PfpI family protein — translated: MNRDAGTTCGVQYRILLYPGFDELDAIAPFEVLSMAARRLAPASDAWCVDLETINGAEEVRASNGLVVRIERRAPTGHAPQVLIVPGGGWVDRSRIGAWSEFERGDGPGTVARAVREAHARGTIIASVCTGAMLLARADLLRGRRAITHHAAIDDLERCGAVIVRDRVVDDGEIITAGGVTSGIDLALHLVERFASAAHSSGKSLADEIARTLEHPRTAATPRPSSRSS
- a CDS encoding histidinol-phosphate aminotransferase family protein, with product MSVPSRTRVSIATAEQRERIRRLRHEVYATELGQHQENALRALSDELDEFNVQIVASCGDDLVGFVTITPAGSRRFSIDKYFKREELPFEMDEGAHEVRLLTVPADRRGSRLAAILMLAAFRWIEARGGHRVVAIGRQQLRSFYVKAGLEPHGLLARSGRVTYELMSATIDRVRGMERHRKISARIGDGRSSIEWDLDAPLELALGPDHCGHLESSVSECEECCFHGGAAFAAIGERFERVDRHESTINADVLDAWFPPAPGVLRVLQEYLAWSIATAPPQDARGVVREISECRGLPPESISVGAGSSALIHRALRLWFGADTRVLLPDPTYGEYDHVLSRLIGCKVERMELRESEGFRIDPERVIARCCAERIDLLILVNPNNPTGQLLSRSQILRILASTPRSTRIWIDEAYIDFEAPDETLESIAAHDPRLIVCKSLSKAHALSGLRVAYLCAHQERVREIRHLSPPWEIGLPAQMAAIEALRDSEHARRHHAETVELRRELMMLIDETMPELTLIGEGANWLLLRLPPNGPDARALCADCARRGLFIRDAGRTSRVLGTHTIRIAVKQREVNRRMVAILADAMRSRMRTLEVRASPEEIEDVQVPRPTVP
- a CDS encoding M28 family peptidase, coding for MSEPMDGPSHDASHGCSKASPSSALRLCGITIASRAALVRLFVLMGAIAIALVVAHRMWIVMPGNSFTGALPEATPAERALAEALARDVQFLAGEIGPRNRAFARAYTRAADHIERRLRSMGYEPRREPSPDHDPTASPGNIIVERHGGARSEEILVIGAHYDSFEDSPGANDNATGVAAVLALAEAFSPARRPAAPERTLRFVLFADEEPPYFQTEDMGSLTHARASRRAGDRIVGMLSLETMGWYSDEPESQKYPPPLGSLYPDRGNFIGFVANPRSRAFLHEVIGAFRETTEFPSEGAALPGVIPGISWSDHWSFWQEGYPGLMITDTAPFRYPYYHTTGDTPDKINALKLARVVAGLERVLGRLAGADRPGPSAPHAENASLTAP
- the serC gene encoding 3-phosphoserine/phosphohydroxythreonine transaminase, whose amino-acid sequence is MTTFASASTTMTSASNRPKRIFNFSAGPACMPEEVLAQLQEDIWSVRGSGIGIMEHSHRGPVYDRIIEEAEADCRAVAGIGDAHHVLFLQGGATLQFAMLPLNFLHPGRIADYPDTGVWATKACKEAKLFGKVNVAFDGSKTKYDHTPSANELTLTPDACYLHYCSNNTIYGTRWPEPPKTNAPLVADTSSEMFARPWDFQHHAMVYAGAQKNLGPSGVVLVLLRKDFLETQRKDQPIATMLDYRKHVENGSRLNTPNTLGIHVMGLTFKWILKHGGLKAIEQRNAEKAGVIYAAIDGSGGFYRGHATRECRSHMNVVFRCPSEDLDKKFVKEAEAAGMDGLKGHRDAGGLRASIYNAFPKAGCEALAQFMAEFAKKNG